From the Jilunia laotingensis genome, the window TCAGCCGGATGGTTAATCACTAACCAATTGGTCTATACCGTAGCAGCTTCACGCAGGGGACATACCACCCGACTACGCCAGATTCTCAATTCATTAGGGGTGGTCTGCTATTATACATTCTCAGTAAAAGGCTTCAACGAAAACTACGCTATGTTCACACCCAACAGCCGTTCACTCCAAGAACAATATGAAGAAAAGGTATTTGGCCGATTGACAAATGAACAAGCTACCGAACTCTACACTTTACTTGAGAGAGGTGAAGACAGTGCCTCCCACATCCGTCGTTTCATGAAAAAACACCATCTTCCCTTCCTTGCTACCGACCGAAGCGTACTCAATCTACCAGCAATCGGCAAAAGTATGACATTCAATCTTATAGGAATTACAGAAGATGGTAAACGCATTCTACGTTTCGACCATGATGATACTCGTCGCCATAGCCCGATTATTGACAAAATGGGACAGATTTACATAGTAGAAAACAAATCTATTGCCGCATATCTCAGGCAATTAGGAAAAATGGGAGAAGATCCGGAAGACTATTCCAGCATTTGGAAATATACGGCAGGTAAAACAGAACCCCGGTTCAGTTTATATGAATATCCTGAGTTCGAATTCCAAATGACAGAGAGGATGAGTAATTTAGAAATAGGATAAATAATAACTGCCGGAATTCCAATAAAACGTAGGTTCCGGCTATTATTATATAAATTATAAATAAGGAGTAACACATTAACTATTTCCGTAAATGCAAACTAAAATATTTCTTCATAAACCAAATATAAATAACACTTAACAGAATAATACTTCCTACAAGATATGTATACCCATAAGCATAACAGTTGATATACCCGATAATAATTCCAAGTTGCACCGCCATATATATCAAAGATACCATCACATGAGAAACTTCAAGTTCGTTCGCCATAATCTGATATAGATGTTTCCGGTGTGGTAAACCGATATTCTCATGCAGCAGCAAACGATGAATAATTGTCAAGACACTATCAACTCCATAAACAACTAACAAAATAACCCAACTAAAATTTTCAGTCTTTATAATCAACTTACCAATCAAAAACAAAATAACAAAAGCCATACTCACAGAGCCAACATCACCTGCGAAGCATCTGGCACGTTTTCGAAAATTAAAGAAATTAAAGACTAATACAGCGCAAAGCATTATAAGGATCAAACGCTGATCTGCAAAAAAGTCAATCTTAATGTTTATATAAGCCAACGTACCCAGTATTATTAAAGAATAGCCTCCTGTTATTCCATTGATGCCATCCATAAAGTTATATGCATTAATGATACCCGTACAGACTATCAGTGCCACAAGAATCGTCCACCAAGGAAGCGAAAACAATCCCCACTGGTAGAACATCAATGCCATGGCCGCGAAATGAAACGCCAAACGCAAACCTTGGGAAGTGGAACGAATGTCATCCACAAAACTGATAAAGGTAATCAAAGTCAAAGCCAATATAAACCAAGGATATTCGAAACTGTTCGTCAGAAAAAAGACCAAAGCACCAAAATAGAAAATTATCCCGCCTCCGCGCAAAGTAATCCGGGTATGCGAACTACGCTCATTGGGCTTATCGATTATATTGCATTTATCGGCTATACGGAAATAAAAAAGTTCTGCCAGGAATAGCAGAACCAATATGATAAGATAATACATAACCTATTGTTTTTATTATACGTAATCCCGTTATATTTTTCCGGAGTCTAGAAAGCTTCGAATAGTTTTCACCAATCCTTCTTTTGCCGTAAATGGCATTTTTTCAATATCCAATGCCTTTTTTATTTTGGCATTACTCACAACATAATTCTCCGTAAGCTTACGAAGACGCTCTGTATTCAAAGGCAAATGCAGTAACGTACCCAGTCCGGCACACCCTTCCATGAATTTCCTGTTCATCCTCCAGATGTGAGCATTCTTCCCCATCACTTCACACATCGTCTCGATCAGTTCATTGGTAGACATTGCTTCATCATCACCCATATGGTAGATACCACTTGCTACATCCCTGGTCAGCAGCCCCTCTAGTACATAGCAAAGATTATCTATCGATGTAAACGAACGACGATTTTCAAAATCGCCCAAGGGCCATGGAATACCCTTCTTCACTACATTATAAAGCAAGTTCAGATTCCCCTTATTTCCGGGGCCATGAATCATGCAAGGACGAAGAATGTAAACTTGCTTCTCTTTTGAAAGATGCTGTCGTATATACTCTTCCGCCCTGATTTTACTTTCCCCATAAGGGCCAACCGGTATGGGAATTACATCTTCAGTCAACATATTTCCTGCCACACTGTCGGCAGCAGCTTTCACAGAGCTAAAAAAGATGAACTTCTTGGTATTGCTCTCCAAGAAGAAATCGAATATCTTCTGCGTTAATCCTGTATTAATATCGAAATAGACTTGCGTTTGTGATTGATTTTTAGTGTCGTGTGCCTTGCCGGCAAGGTGGATGATGGCGTCAAACTGCGGAAGCTTCTGCATAGGATAAGATTGCGGTTCGAAATCATGCCAAGTATAAGTTTTTGCAACTCCTTCTTTTTTAGGAAATACAATATCCAATCCATAAAGCGCATGATGTTGTTTTAAGGCGCTAACTAGATTGGTTCCCACGAAACCGTGAATTCCGGTGATAAGTATGTTCATTATTCTAACAAATATGTCAATTATAATATGGTTTCCTCCTTATTTATATTTTAGAATCGGTCTGATAAAACACATCATCAACCCATTGTTTTAAAGAATATTTTTGTAATATCTCTTTGGGAATTTCCACATACTTTGATTCAACGAATTCTTGAGGAATATACGGATTATCTCTATTTATCACTAAAATATTTTCCGGACAATAGAAGTCGCATTTTTTTACGTATTCATTCGTTGTAATATATTTCCTATGTGCGGCTAAAGCTTCGTAAACTCTCATCGAAAGTCCAACTTGATCTGGATAGCTAATATCTAGGACACAACGTGACTGTTTTGTAAGTTCTGCTATTTGAGATAAGTTAAGTGCATTATACTGAGGTTTTATTTGTTTACCGAATTTACCAAAACTGATAAATTTGTTTCTATAGTATAATATTTTGCTAACTACATATAAATGCATATTTAACTTACAGTCATTATAAATGTTATTTTTTATTGAGCATAAAATAGGATAACGCACTCTATCCATAGTTGCTACATAAGAAATGTCGTATTTAGTTCCTTTTTGTAAAGATATCGTTTCAAAGATTGGCAAGAAAAAAGTTGGTCTAAAATGAACACCGAAATGAGATTTAGCGTCTTCCTCATCAAAAGAAAGGACTTTGTCAAAGTAATTGAAGCATTCTGAAACATTTGTAGCCTTCAATATATCCCAAAGGTATAGTATAAAGTATGCCTTTGGTAATTTCTTACGTAAATAAGTAAGTGACATCGGTGTAAATGCCTCTCCTCTAAGAACTATTAAATAGTCAATAGAATCAGTGTCAACTTGCCCAATAACCTTTTTAAGATAACTGATAAAAATTTGTGGCAATTTTTTTTTCATCAATCTTATGATGATTTTTGTCATTGATGACTGAGAAGGCCGCTCGTCAAAAGCATATACGATGGCTCCTCTTGACTCTAATTCTTTTTGAATGTAGTATCCATAGTGTTTTGTAATGCCGTACGGATAAAACATGAGTATTTTTTTCCCCTTAAAATTCATATTTAAACATTATATGTACAATGGATACAATTCTTTGTGATTATTTACCCATTCTTTCATATCAATCACCATTTGTTCATAAGAAGGTACTACAAAATCAAAATCATTACGCTTGCAGATCAAAGTTTTGTCCAGAACCAACTTACCCGATTTTTCTATTTTAATTTCGTCATTCCTAAAATGCTTATTGAATAAGCAAAGGAGATTGTATTTACTAATACTATCATTATTTACTAAATTATACAGACCTGTTAAGTTAGTTTGTATGGCTTTATCCATAGCTTTAGCTAATGTAAGTGTTGTTACCCCTGTCCAAATAGCTTTCGTAAAACCATTAATGATACCATTTTGCTGTATAAACCAATGGAACAGTCCTATGCCATTTTTATTTATATCTGGACCGATAATGGAGTTACGAAATGTGAGGTTTTTATCATCATTTACTTCACCAAGTGCTTTGGTTCGATCATAGTATGACAGGCCGTTGGGAAGTGATTGCTCATCATAGGGACCGTCATTTCCTGCAAAGACGCAGTCTGTACTCATCTGGATAAATTTTGTGGGCGTATCTTTTAACCACGCTACTATCTGATGAGGTAAATAGCCGTTGATGTATATAGCTTTTTCTGGAGCTGATTCAGCATACTGATTGAGTAATCCTATGCAGTTTATTACGGTATTATAATGACCGGAGGTGACAACATGCTTTAGTTTTTCAGTATCAAATGCATCTCCTTCAATCCACTTACAATAAGGAAATGGCTTGCGAGAAAAAGCATGCACTTCATATCCTTGTTCTTTAAAGTAAAGTGCTATGGTATGCCCTGCCATACCGGTAGCTCCAAGTACCAGAATTTTCATTATTCAGAACGTATTTCACGGGCTTTTGCTCTTGGTTGTAGACCCAAATCTTCACGGATAAATGTAAGTTTCAACAGAAGTTCTTTCATACCGTCAACATCGAGACGGGCGGTATTATGACTGTGGTACTCTTCCATTTTATCAATATCAGGATTACCACCTTCGACCTTATCATAATTCAAATCACGTCCATCACAAGGTATACGATAATAATTACCCATGTCAATAGCGCGTGACATTTCTTCACGAGTGACAAGAGTTTCATAAATTTTCTCACCGTGGCGAGTTCCAATAATTTTTACTTTAGTTTCGCCATATTTGGGATTAATCTTTGCATAAGTTTGTATTAAAGCTTCTGCCAAGACATCAAGTGTTGCTGCCGGTGCTTTTTGGACAAAAAGGTCACCATTTTCCCCGTGTTCGAAAGCATAGATTACCAAGTCTACCGCATCATTTAATGTCATCATGAAACGAGTCATGTGAGAATCTGTAATTGTAATAGGCTTGCCTGCTTCAATCTGCTCCACCCAAAGTGGGATGACAGAACCACGGGAAGCCATCACATTACCATAGCGCGTACAGCAGATGGTAGTCTCTGCATTAGTACCAAGCTGACGTCCCTTCGCAGTTGCTACTTTTTCCATCATGGCTTTAGAGATACCCATAGCATTGATCGGATAAGCTGCCTTATCGGTAGAGAGTACTACCACATTTTTTACACCATGAGCAATGGCTGATTCAAGTACGTTATTTGTTCCGTAAACATTGGTTTCAACAGCTTGCATAGGAAAGAATTCACATGATGGCACCTGCTTTAGGGCAGCTGCAGAGAATATGTAATCTACACCACCGCGCATAACAATATCTACGCTTTGACGATTGCGTACATCTCCAATATAGAACTTTACCTTATTGGCAACTTCTGGCGGGTATTGGTCCTGAAGATGATGACGCATATCATCTTGTTTTTTCTCATCTCTGGAGAAAATACGAATTTCTTTGATATCGCTTTCTAGAAATCTTTTAAGAACCATATTTCCAAATGAGCCAGTACCACCTGTAATCAGCAAAGTTTTGTCTTTAAATATTGACATAACGATTAATGTGTTTAAATTTTCAATAATTGGGAATAAAAACCTTTTAGATAATTAGCTGTAACATCTTTGTATACAGCCCAACTCTTCAATAATAGAGATGATTTGATTAGTAAATCATTTTTTTCCAACGATATGATTAGGTTCTGTAAATCCAAAAATCTTTCACCAATAGCAAATCCGTAATTATTCTTTGTAATTTTGTCACCTACAATGATTCCTTCCGTTGTGATTACAGGCTTTCCGACAAACATTGCTTCATAATATTTATTCGGTGCTGCATATATGTGGTTAGGGTTGATCTTTGAATACATAGCATAGATTAAATCAGCATTATACATGATTCTTAGACCATCTGTATAAGATACCTTACCAAAATATTTCATATTCGGACAACTTTTGAAACTTGCCAATTTATCTATAACAGACTGCGTGCCGTATCCGGCTATTAAAAGATTATAAAGGCCTTCAGAAGCTCCATGAATTAAATTATCCAAACATCTATCTTCAGAGAAACCACCTACATAAGAGATCGTAAACTTATTGTTTTCAAAACGATATAAATTATCTTTGAATAAAAACTCTGAGTTGTCAAATGCTGGAATATTCTGAAGGACACTGTACTTCCCTTTAATATTATAAGGGATTTGACCAACTCTTTCTTCTTCGCAGATAATAATATGGTCAGAGTTTCTAATAGTAGCCTTTTCCATAATCTTAAAGGTATGAAGTACTAGCTTTCCTTGATTATATAGAGTGTCAGAGAACCAGTCAAAAACATCAAAAAGAACATAATTACTCCTTTTACTCAGGCGCTTATATATTACTGCTGGATATGCACTATCCAAATCACATGCATGTATTTTTAAATCCCTTTTAAGTGAGAATAATGTTTTCACAACAAAGTACATCCATTTTATACGGTCAATAACCGCATAGAATCCTCCTTGATTATATTTACTGGCTTTGTTGTAATAAATAGTATGGGGCAATTTGTCGGGAGTTCCTGTACGATTCCAAGCTATTATTTTATAAGAAATATTGTTCTTCTTATAAAAATCAATATACTTTTTAGCTCTGGAATCGGATATAATGTCGTTAGATCTAACTAAAATAATCATTATCTCAAAACATCAACTATTCTACCACAAGCCAATCCATCTCCGTACGGATTAACTGCTAGGCTCATTTCATTATAGTGTATCTCATCATCAAGAAGGGCAGATACCTCATTAACAATTCTGTTGTAATCAGTGCCGACAAGTTTTACGGTACCGGCAGAAAGGGCTTCGGGACGTTCGGTCGTATCGCGCATCACCAGCACCGGCTTGCCAAGTCCGGGAGCTTCTTCCTGAATACCACCGCTATCGGTAAGAACTATATTGGATTTTTCCATTAAGTATACAAATGAAAGATAGTCAAGTGGTTCAATAAAGAACATATTTGCAATACCTTCTAAGTTTTCTCCAAATACCTCGTGAATGGGTTTTCTGACATTTGGATTCAAATGCATAGGATAGACGAAGTCCACATCTTGATATTTATCTTTTAAATCTCTGATTGCAGTGCATATTGAGATAAATCCATTTCCGAAATTTTCGCGTCTATGTCCGGTTATTAGTACAAGCCTTTTTCCATTAGACAGTCTGTTCACATTATATCCCGCTTGATTTAAAAGAGTGGCTTGTTCTGCTTCTAAAGCAGAATCAGTTTTAAATTTTCCTACAACCATATAAAGAGCATCAATTACAGTATTTCCAGTAACTGTGATTGTTTCGTTCTTGGTGTTTTCTTTTAGGAGATTCTCTTTACTCAATTGGGTTGGAGAGAAATTATAAGTCGCGATTCTACTGGTTATCAATCGATTCATTTCTTCCGGCCAAGGACTGTATATATTGCCTGTACGAAGTCCCGCCTCGACATGACCTACCGGAATTTGTTGATAAAATGCCGCCAGAGCCGAAGCTGCAGAAGTGGTTGTATCACCATGTACCAGTACAACATCCGGCTGTGCTTCCTTCAGCACATCGCGCATACCTGTAAGTACACGGGCTGTAACATCATAAAGGTCTTGCCCCTGTTTCATAATATTGAGGTCATAGTCGGGGGTTATTTCAAAAATTTGAAGTACCTGGTCAAGCATTTCGCGGTGCTGTCCTGTCACACAGACAATGGTTTTAAACTCGGATGGGTATTTTTGGAACTCCTTTACCAGGGGAGCCATCTTTATGGCTTCGGGACGAGTTCCGAAGACTAACATTATTTTTTTCATAACTATGCCTATTTATAAATTATAATATTGTTCAATTATTTGTTTTTCGGAGAACTCTGAATTTGGTCTAAGCACAACATTAGTAAGCTTATCATTTGAAAAGTCGGAATAGATATTTTCTAATGTATTTGCAATAGAATCTATATCAGTTACATCAGCAAAATATTGCACAAAACCATTATTATACATGTCGTTAAGCACACCAACAGATGGACTTACCGCAAAGATTGGTTTATGACATTGCATAAAGTCTGTGACTTTAGTGGGAAGGAAAATACCTTCATTGCATTGGGCTTCAACAATAAGCGCAATTTGATAGTCTTTTAGTATCTCCAAACTTTGTGTGTATGAGACAGGAGGTATTAACTTCACAACATCCTCAAGTTTTAGCTGTTTTATTAATTTTGCTCCTTTTTCCTCTATAATTCCAAGTATTGATACTTCGATGTTAGAATCAGGATTATTCAATAGGAACAACTTCAATGCACGAAGGAACGTTTCAGGATCTCTGGGTGATTGGAGTGTACCTGAATGTAAAAGTTTTAAGACTTTTCCCTGTTGTACGTTGTTATTGTCTGTATCTAAAACAACGTGAGGAATTATCACAGTGTCTTCAAGTCTAATGTTTAAGTACTTGAGCATGTGGTTCCTCAAACGTTCTGAAGGGAATATATATTTGTCAGCCCCTTCCATAGCAGATGTACACATTTTGTCGAAAACATTACCAGATGCACTCCATCCCTTGCCGTAAGGACAGGGATATTTTACTCCCGGATAAGGATCATTCCATGTTGCAATCCACTTAATCCCATATTTATGCTTTAAGTAGTTTCCTATTACAAAACTTGGAGCATCCTTTGTCAAGATATAATCATATTTGTTTTGCTTAACTAATTTTTCTGCTATTGGAAGAGCTTTTACTGCCCAATGAATGGCTTTAAATGTAATACCAAATTTAAAGAATGCCAGTATATGCTGCCAAATCATAATAGGTGTGACTCGCAAATCATTGTCGATAATATGGATAGATTTAAGGGGAATATCTTGTTCTTCCACGGGATAATGCTTCCATTTGATCCTTTGAGAAATTAAATCAATTTCAAATTTTTCGCTTTTTACTAAAGTGAAAATCAGTTTCTTGTTAACAATAGCTTCTGCTCCAAATGTAGGTATGGAAGAAGGTGCTATTAATAATATTTTTTTCTTCAGCATAGTATGTTTTATTATAAATGTAAACAAACTTTTGTCCTTTTATCAAGTAAAACTGTAGAATCTGACATATACGATGTATATACAAGAATAATGAGCATCATGGCTTTAAAATAGAAGTATGCGATAAAAGACAGAACAATGAAAAGTAGTAACAATGTTTTACCGCATAAATTTGAATGTTTGAACTCTTTTTTTATAAAGAATGAGAATATGAATACTCCTATTATTCCTGTATGCAACAAACAAGTCTGAACATTATTAAAATATCTTTCCTTTTCACCGAAAAAATCAGAAACAGGGCTATTATAAATGGCATTATCTATATAAATGGGATTATCATTGCCTATTATTTTATAAATTGTATCATATTGATCATAGACAAAATAGCCTCTCCATATTCTGAGAAAGCCTGATGTATAAGCATTAGTTGTGTCGGGTAACTTCATGGTATCGGTTCGCTCAAGCATGGACTCGCCTATTTCAGAATTAAGGTATATCGGAAATGCTATAATTGATATTAGGAATACCGAAGTGGTAATCCACATTTTTTTTTTCTTCGACAATACTTGGGAGGTAAACAGCCAGTATATAAAGACCATTGCAATGAGCATAAGCCCAATTAGGGCATTACCAGATCGAGTAAGAAGCAACGTTAATACAACAAATATGCACCATCTCCATTTTATATTTTTAAAAGCAAACAATTCAACGATTAAGAGTGGTAATAAGAATTGGACAAACATTGCCGGTTCACTAAAAAATGAACTTGAGCGCTCTGCCTCTTTCATCTTAGCGATAAACAAAGAAACGTCGACACCAAGAGAATTGGGCAAAAACGACACGACTCCAGGGATTCTTATCCCGGTAATCAGCAAGGATAACTCTTGAATAAAGAAAAAAGCTATACATATTTTGGCGATAGTTCGGTAACTATCTGTGAACCACATAATGTCAAAGCAACTGTATAACAAAAGGATTGATAGTAATATTCTTAAAATTCCCAAATGTAATATCCCCCCAATGGACGTACAAGCAATTAAATGTGAGATATAGTAAAATCCCAAAAATACAAGTAGAGCTTTGGGAACACGATAAAATGGCAGTCCTCTTTTAAAGACATTAGCAACACTCAACAAAGATATGATAATGAATGAAAAGTTGAATGTGCCCCATCCGTATGTTTCGAGTATAGGAGAAATGATCAAGGCAGTCATCGAGACTTTATCAAAAAGGGAAGGGTTATTTTGGGTAATTACCATGATGTAAAGAAAAGTATGACTTGAAACTGATAAATATCTTTTTGAGTATCCTATAAAATTTATGAATGATATTTAGTCCCGGGGTATATATTATTACATTCGATATTTTAACCTTAATATATCGAGGGCTACGAAAAACAGTATTAGCTATGGTAGAATAACCTTCGTTTTCTATCTGTTTGTATATATCATCTCTATAAATACTTTTCTCTGTTCGCTGAATCAGATTCCCATTGAATTTTGCAGCATCTTCAATACGACTTACATGGTTCTCGAGTTGATCTGCAATTTCATTCCAAATAATTTCACCTTTTCTATTATTAACTAACACCAAGGAAACTCCTTTATTTGTATTCATTTTTGGGAAATACACATTCGCACCCCAAAAGTCAGCTAACGTTATGTCACCTTGCCGAGGTATACGTGCAAATTTACAATCATAGCAAGAATGTCTATAAGTCATTGCATACATAAAGGAATACAAATAAGGACTTAATTCGTAAGAGGGTAATGTCAAGCGTTTACTTTTTCCTTTCGGGGTTGCGAAATCTACGATTTCGCAACCCCCCCAATTTTTATTATTTCTAAATTGATATTTTAAAACTTTCCTTTTGTATTTATTCTCTAAATAATCAATATGTGCATCAAATAATTTCTGACTTGGCACACCATGGCATACCAAATCAGAAGTAATCAGTTTAGGGTAGTCTTTTTTCAAGAAAGATTTCAGACCGGCAACCTGACAAGGGGTGCCTACAAAATATACCCATCGGTCGGAAGTCAACTGATCCTTTACATCTAAAAAAATATCTCCTAGATTACTTTGTATGTATTTTGAGCCACGTAAAGGCTGTAAATCGTCTAAATTCTCAATTCCACAATGTTTCAATTTAAGATTTTCGTCAAAAGCTGCCCCATAAACTGTTCCTCTTTTAGATAAAACTGCTTTAGCTATAGAATAAAACAAGCCACCACTCGAACTTTTGACTAACTCTTTTGTATTATACAATTTTGCTGCATATACTATAGGATTCGAGTTATTGTCATATAAGGGATGTTCAACAGGACAGCTCCGTTCGCATAGCCCACAATTGATACATGTGGAGTGGTCTATTTGAGGATATTTAAAGCCTTCTTCATCATCTGAAAAAGAAATTGATTTTGTAGGGCAAATATGTTGGCAGACCGTACATGCACAACATTCTTTCTTATCTAATGATTTAAAAAACATTATTTGTTACTTAAAGAATGACTTAAATAGGTTATCGCTTTTACTCGCTCTAGTTGTATGATATCGTTTACCGAAGAGAAATCAATTTCTTTGTCTAACAAATCATCTGATATTACCCCATCGATAATTCGTTCATTCAATCCACACAAATTGGCAAGACTTGATATTCGCGTAGAAAAGTTGGAGGGCATATAAAGGCAAAATTGGCGATTAAGATTTATAGAAAATGCCAGTCCATGAAAGGAATTTGTGACTACATAATCTGCATGATATATTAAAGATAGCACATCACCAGGACCAATAAATAAATAAGTATGATCGGCAAGAGGCTCTTTGTAAAAACTATGAGAATATGTTATTACTTTCAATTTCTTTTTCCTAGCAATCTTTCGAGCAGTGTCATAACAAATTTGTTTATTTTTGATATTATATGGAAGATATACAAAAAGATAGGGCTCTTTAACCCATCGTTCGGAAGCATATTTTGACCATTGATCTCTGTTGAGCATAAGCGTCGGATCAACTACCTGACGTACATCTCTCCCTATTTGTTTAAAGATATCAACTGCTGATTCCTCTCTTACATAGATAGAATGATAATCTTTAGTGTATTGAGACAACCATTTTAATTCTTGTTCATCCACGCTACTTTTTCCTATACTCGAAGCATAAGCTATCTTCTTTCCTTTGATTCCATCGAAAAAATAATGGGTATCTAATCCTTCATTATGTGTTGTGTTCCAAACCTGATCACTTCCGGTAATATAAACATCCGCTTTTGGGCATTTCTTAACAAAATCTGAGTCTGCATAAATCTTATTCGACACCTTACAATATTTAGATAAATAGCTTGAAAAACGATTCGTTTCTTCATATAAAAAAGGAAAGAAGATGATTCGTCTTAAAAATCTTAATACTGATCCCTTTGCTACGTTCCAATATCTTTTATAAGTTACCCGAGGAGGAATATAGTTCACACAAATAGGTTCTCCACCTAATTGTTTCAAAACTTCTGATGTTGCTATGGTTTGAAGCGTTGAGCCAAAATTAGAGCCTACATGAATAGTTATGAATGCAATTTTCATTTTCATTAATTGATAATCATTATTACAAAATCAAAGCATTTTTATAATCATACTTTAAGTTCGCAATTAATCCATTAGCGTAACACTTTGATTACATTTCGCAGTCTATTAATAAAATTGAGTCCAAAAACATATATAACAACAAAGAGTAACCAATCTTTCATAGACTTACGCATCTTCATATCGTATGGGACAAACTTGAACTTTGAGTCAATAATAGCCTGGTGAGAAGAGTAGTCTAATTTCTCTATCTTATAATTGTCTATTTTTTTTCTGGAATAATTTTTAGATTCTAAGATATCTTTCAATAAATCAATAATTTTTATTCTAGGCTCATGCTCATTTCTAAATAGGCAATTATTTGTTGTATAACCAAGAACACCGATAGCATCATAGTCGTTTCCGTCTATAGCAATTGTAGGAATACCTTCATTTTTTGTTAATGTAGTACATCCCGCAGTTCCTATTGACACATCAACATAATCAAAGACCTTTCTTGGAATAGGGAAAGTATATCCCCAAAAAATACAATTTATATTTTGAGAACTCCGAATATTTTCTAATACTTTAGATGTAATCTCTTCACTAGCACTATCGCCAATTAATAATAGATTTATCGTTTTGTCTAAATGAAGTTTTGCAAACTCCTTTACATTTTCAATCATATTATTTATATATGGCTTTTCCAATCTTCCTAAACTCAAAATGTTGTAATCAGCACGGATTAAGCCATTTAATCTATGGTCGTTTATATCTTCCACATTGTTACTAGCACAGCCTATCGCAGGCAAAAAGCAACCTTTTGTTTTCTCCTGT encodes:
- a CDS encoding MraY family glycosyltransferase, with the protein product MYYLIILVLLFLAELFYFRIADKCNIIDKPNERSSHTRITLRGGGIIFYFGALVFFLTNSFEYPWFILALTLITFISFVDDIRSTSQGLRLAFHFAAMALMFYQWGLFSLPWWTILVALIVCTGIINAYNFMDGINGITGGYSLIILGTLAYINIKIDFFADQRLILIMLCAVLVFNFFNFRKRARCFAGDVGSVSMAFVILFLIGKLIIKTENFSWVILLVVYGVDSVLTIIHRLLLHENIGLPHRKHLYQIMANELEVSHVMVSLIYMAVQLGIIIGYINCYAYGYTYLVGSIILLSVIYIWFMKKYFSLHLRK
- a CDS encoding NAD-dependent epimerase/dehydratase family protein: MNILITGIHGFVGTNLVSALKQHHALYGLDIVFPKKEGVAKTYTWHDFEPQSYPMQKLPQFDAIIHLAGKAHDTKNQSQTQVYFDINTGLTQKIFDFFLESNTKKFIFFSSVKAAADSVAGNMLTEDVIPIPVGPYGESKIRAEEYIRQHLSKEKQVYILRPCMIHGPGNKGNLNLLYNVVKKGIPWPLGDFENRRSFTSIDNLCYVLEGLLTRDVASGIYHMGDDEAMSTNELIETMCEVMGKNAHIWRMNRKFMEGCAGLGTLLHLPLNTERLRKLTENYVVSNAKIKKALDIEKMPFTAKEGLVKTIRSFLDSGKI
- a CDS encoding SDR family oxidoreductase, which encodes MKILVLGATGMAGHTIALYFKEQGYEVHAFSRKPFPYCKWIEGDAFDTEKLKHVVTSGHYNTVINCIGLLNQYAESAPEKAIYINGYLPHQIVAWLKDTPTKFIQMSTDCVFAGNDGPYDEQSLPNGLSYYDRTKALGEVNDDKNLTFRNSIIGPDINKNGIGLFHWFIQQNGIINGFTKAIWTGVTTLTLAKAMDKAIQTNLTGLYNLVNNDSISKYNLLCLFNKHFRNDEIKIEKSGKLVLDKTLICKRNDFDFVVPSYEQMVIDMKEWVNNHKELYPLYI
- a CDS encoding polysaccharide biosynthesis protein, which codes for MSIFKDKTLLITGGTGSFGNMVLKRFLESDIKEIRIFSRDEKKQDDMRHHLQDQYPPEVANKVKFYIGDVRNRQSVDIVMRGGVDYIFSAAALKQVPSCEFFPMQAVETNVYGTNNVLESAIAHGVKNVVVLSTDKAAYPINAMGISKAMMEKVATAKGRQLGTNAETTICCTRYGNVMASRGSVIPLWVEQIEAGKPITITDSHMTRFMMTLNDAVDLVIYAFEHGENGDLFVQKAPAATLDVLAEALIQTYAKINPKYGETKVKIIGTRHGEKIYETLVTREEMSRAIDMGNYYRIPCDGRDLNYDKVEGGNPDIDKMEEYHSHNTARLDVDGMKELLLKLTFIREDLGLQPRAKAREIRSE
- the wecB gene encoding non-hydrolyzing UDP-N-acetylglucosamine 2-epimerase, translated to MKKIMLVFGTRPEAIKMAPLVKEFQKYPSEFKTIVCVTGQHREMLDQVLQIFEITPDYDLNIMKQGQDLYDVTARVLTGMRDVLKEAQPDVVLVHGDTTTSAASALAAFYQQIPVGHVEAGLRTGNIYSPWPEEMNRLITSRIATYNFSPTQLSKENLLKENTKNETITVTGNTVIDALYMVVGKFKTDSALEAEQATLLNQAGYNVNRLSNGKRLVLITGHRRENFGNGFISICTAIRDLKDKYQDVDFVYPMHLNPNVRKPIHEVFGENLEGIANMFFIEPLDYLSFVYLMEKSNIVLTDSGGIQEEAPGLGKPVLVMRDTTERPEALSAGTVKLVGTDYNRIVNEVSALLDDEIHYNEMSLAVNPYGDGLACGRIVDVLR
- a CDS encoding glycosyltransferase, encoding MLKKKILLIAPSSIPTFGAEAIVNKKLIFTLVKSEKFEIDLISQRIKWKHYPVEEQDIPLKSIHIIDNDLRVTPIMIWQHILAFFKFGITFKAIHWAVKALPIAEKLVKQNKYDYILTKDAPSFVIGNYLKHKYGIKWIATWNDPYPGVKYPCPYGKGWSASGNVFDKMCTSAMEGADKYIFPSERLRNHMLKYLNIRLEDTVIIPHVVLDTDNNNVQQGKVLKLLHSGTLQSPRDPETFLRALKLFLLNNPDSNIEVSILGIIEEKGAKLIKQLKLEDVVKLIPPVSYTQSLEILKDYQIALIVEAQCNEGIFLPTKVTDFMQCHKPIFAVSPSVGVLNDMYNNGFVQYFADVTDIDSIANTLENIYSDFSNDKLTNVVLRPNSEFSEKQIIEQYYNL